A DNA window from Setaria viridis chromosome 2, Setaria_viridis_v4.0, whole genome shotgun sequence contains the following coding sequences:
- the LOC117842831 gene encoding CASP-like protein 5B3 yields MKDILGSPGTWSGLALRVSQFVCAAASLAAMASAFGFTNYSAFCFMALSMSLQLIWSFILACIDIHSLKTNWDLHNTRHVWKYLIGDWVLGIASMAAASSSAGVAILLVRDSQFCRVHDYQYLSCSRYEVSVILAFMAWSFIAASAGSTFWLLVSLVE; encoded by the exons ATGAAGGACATACTGGGGAGCCCAGGGACGTGGAGCGGCTTGGCGCTGCGGGTGTCGCAGTTcgtgtgcgccgccgcctctctggCAGCCATGGCCTCCGCTTTCGGCTTCACAAACTACTCCGCTTTCTG cttCATGGCTTTATCAATGAGCCTGCAGCTTATTTGGAGTTTCATCCTTGCTTGTATTGATATTCATTCTTTGAAGACTAACTGGGATCTTCACAACACTCGGCATGTATGGAAGTACCTCATCGGTGATTGG GTATTGGGGATTGCCTCGATGGCAGCAGCTTCTTCCTCAGCTGGCGTGGCCATCCTTCTCGTGAGAGATTCCCAATTCTGCAGGGTGCACGATTACCAGTATCTTTCATGCAGTCGATATGAAGTTTCAGTCATCCTAGCTTTCATGGCATGGTCATTCATAGCTGCATCTGCTGGTTCCACGTTTTGGCTGCTCGTCTCACTTGTCGAGTGA